The Salvelinus alpinus chromosome 25, SLU_Salpinus.1, whole genome shotgun sequence genomic sequence GTGTTAAATGGTGAATTCCAATGTTCCATTTCCCTGACAAGGAATTCCTATGGACATTATATAGCCTTCTGTGCTGTTGACAGGGAAATGAATCGCCATATCAATCAAAGTTAGCACGGGATCTGCTTGTTTAAGTCAtgtacattaccagctgtagtagaaaGCCTACTGCAAAAAAACGAAATTTCTCAGTTGCAAGCAATAATAAATCGGAGTCATGCCATAAAAATCTGCTTCAAATTCACCTTGTCGCCCTTCATTCATACCGCCTTCATTCATACCTTAAATGTTCCATATCATATACCTCTGATCTTTGCATAGTAATGATATAGAGTGATATAAGCAAATGCATTGTGACACAGCTATTTTTCTAAGTTAACTGTGTAAATGGGTCCTATAGCATATCCCTAACTAAAGATCACGGTTCCTCCAAGTTGGGCTGATAGACAGAGGTTTCTACAGCAGACAGCTCCATAAATGGGAGACGTTTTCTGTCTTGCTAAAGAGATGCATAACAATGTCCAGATTTTTCAATACTGACAGCAGCATTATCTAAAACATGTCCAAGAGATGACGGTAGGGTCTTGTGTGATGCAAACTGCAATATTCAAAAGTCCTTTTTGATTGTGTCCTCCCATACATTTGAAATGTTGTTTTAGTTAAGAGCAAGCACAGTGGGAGCAGTTCAGGGAACTAAAACTGTCTTACAATGTCTTCTGATAGTTAAAGATATCAAATCATTTACTCCCATGCCTCTCTTATAGGCACACACATGTACTCTAACGCTGTTGTCATAACGCTAGAAGTCTGGGGTTTTGTTCATTTCAATTCATTCTGTCTGCTGTTCAGCAAATTTAAAGCTAGGGCTGATGTTTTATACACTTTATCATAAATGGATTACTAAAGTAATGTATTAGAACCAAAGTCAGAAGCATAGCAGTTGTTTAAGAATGGGATATTTACTAAGGTTGACAGCATCGAACAACATGCAGAGccaaggggacagagagagagagagagagagagagagagagagagagagagacggagcatGTTATGAGTAAAGAAATGCTAAAGAGCTCATGAAATTAAATAGCAGCTCAATGACAAATTCTAATAAATTAAGCAGCAAATTAGATTATGTTCCACTCAAGTTAAGGCAGATCAGTAATGAGCATACTTGTCGGGACTTTTTTCAGCAAATCACAAAATACAGTTGGTTTAGGGGGAAGAAATAGGGGAGGCCTGCGTTAACAAGCGCATCAAACCACCAATTGATTTTCCGACAAGACAATCAGACATCCCCCTCTGTCGCAATGCTACCTGCAGCCACAGCTCTCCACCACCATGTCCTCATACTGCTTGTAGACCACATTGTTGCCAGAGTCAATGTAGAGGATGCTGATGGGGCTGAGTTTGGAGGGGACACAGCAGCTGGGAGGGCTGGAGTCAGGGTCCATAGAGTTCATAAGTGTCTGAATGATGGCGTGATTTGTTGGCTCCAGGTGTGAGCGCAGCGGAAAGTCACACACGCCCTCACAGTGGTGCGCCTCATAATCCAGCGGTGCGATGATCCAGTCGTCCCAGCCCAACTCCTTGAAGTTGACATGGAGCTGCCTGCGGCTGCATCGAGTCTTCCTGCGCCCGCTGCCTCCACCactccttcctcctccacctcctccagcaCCGAcgcctcctcctcccccaccagctccaccTATAGATCTGCTGGTCAGGGCAGTCCGGCGTCTGCGACGCCTGGATAGGTGACCAACCACGTCACCAGAGAGGTCCAAAGGATCCAGAAAACCCATGTCTCCTCGCACTGCCTTTATCTGCTCCCTGATCTCCTTGAACAGGTTCTCTTTCCTGCGGGTGCGAGAAAAAGCCACCAGCAAGGCCCTCTCCTGGGGCTGCCGAGACCGGCGTCCCAGCCCTACTGTAAGAGGGTTGGCTGCCTCTTTGGTCAACTCCGAAACGACCAGCAGGTCAAAGCAGGCCACAAGGAGGTCGTTGCTCGCTGCTGTCCTGTGGCTCCTTCGTCGAGCCTTCACGCTTGCCCACACGTCAAATACATCCCATTTGGGAGGCTCGCCATCCAGAACGTCGACTGTCCTGGAATCCAGCAGCCGTCTCCCAGAGTTCCCCTCAGACGAACAAGTGTAGAGGAGGAGGCGATAAAGATTCCTGCCCCATGTCAGCACAGGAAGGAGATCCAACAGTGGCTTTCTCAGGATCCTCAGTTCTGCCTCCACAAGCTCATCAGTcctggacagactggagaggtcGAAGAGATAGCGCTGGCCACTTCCCCAGGAGGAGTGATCTGTAGTGGAATCAAACACAGGCTAGTCACTTGAAtctaacactaacacacacatacacagttatTAAAACACACCTATTCCAAAAGAGGGTGGGGAACGCAAACCAAGCACTGGACGTCAGCTGACTTAAATCTCTTTGAGTGTCTGCGGCCATATGTAAACAAGTCTTCAACGTTTGGCAGGAACTCCCCTTTGGTCAAGTGCAGTGGCTCTCTACGCTAGACAGAAAGCCTGTGGCCATGAagccctgtctgtgtgtctccccCTCGGTGGGAATACCGTTTCCACATGCAAGCAACAGAGCTGACAAAAGCTGCAGGAGCAGGCCAGGAGGAAAGCACTTGGCTGACCTGTAGGCAGGCTCAAGTCCTTGGCAGTATGTGCTAATTACACTGATTGAGTGAGAGGAGGGTTTGGCGAGACACTGGAGAAACTGAAACTGAAGTGGCCTCAGTTCCCTTCCTTTCTTCCTCCTTCGGTCCATATTTCTCATAGAGAGAAAGTGGTGGCTTTAGAGATTTGAACACACCAAAGTGATGGGGATGTAATGTATATTTAGTAGAATGTTTGGATTTCATATAGTGATGGGTGCACAAACAGCTATAGTCCACAAACAAACAGAAACCTGACACTCACCTGAAGTATCACATACATGAAAAAGAAAGACaaacaaaataatatttaaataatTTCTATGCATCTGATATGTTAGTCACGTCTACGTCCTCCCTCCCCAGAGAATTCAGTTTGGCACGTAACAGCTATTCACAGCATCAGCCATACCACAGTTGCAACCATGACGGAGATGTGGCAATTGGCAGGGGGGAAAGCTTGCTAAGAGGGAACAGACTATCGCCTAACTTTCAAAAGTTTTCATGTTGACATTCAACCCAAGCAAGAGGTCTTGGGATACGGTGCAACCTGAGGACGAAACCGCAGTTCCATGGTTAAAACATGAAGGGGCTTTCTTCTCCAATACAGATGGGTAGCATAAGAATCCAAGGCCAGATTGTGGTGTCGTGTCATCGATGCATTATGGAAGGGACCTCAAAATAAATGGAATTGTGCACAGTGAGGCTCCTGCTGGAAAAGGACATTCAAGCCTTTGTTGAGTGCAGATGATCTCTACCCCTTGTCCCCCTCTGAGAAAGACCAGCCAGGCAGGCTTAAGTGGAATACCCAGACAATGAAAGGTGAAGGGAGCAGCACTATCCTAGCAAATATCCGCTTGCAAAACAAAACAATGACATAACCCAGACTATGTTGTAATCTCAGTGAATAAAAGATAAAGCTGCATTCTTTTCATATATTCTGTGTCTACATGTACCTGACGTGAACTTGCTCTGTGAGCTTTATGGGGGCAAGTGAATAGGAAAGTCAGTGCACACAGTTAAACTCACACATAGGTGCACATTGACTAGATTACTTTGTTGGCAAAACTAAATTACATCAATAAAAAACTATAATATTGTCTCTTAAGACTACTACTAATTGCTGACTTTGAAACCAAAATACAAGGAAATGATACTTCTCATCTCTGATGCATTTAAATGATTGTGCATTAAGACCGAAAAGATGTTCATGCCTGTTTTGGAATCtagtttaaaaaatgttttaattacCTCCACTTTTACCTTCTAATTGTGTTTGTTCTTTAAAACAAGTTTGGAATCATCAA encodes the following:
- the LOC139553420 gene encoding growth/differentiation factor 6-A-like, with product MILTQSKEQGEFPKSSNPSNFLIYSYRPLKMDPIRAAVPLLWLSLCFGNILEAAVLGSLQYPSGADDNGLVSHLDERSRREPTAVSRKDPPINDTIVPHEYMVSLYRTLSEIESRGLNSSVPRTARHANTVTSFVDQGKDHSSWGSGQRYLFDLSSLSRTDELVEAELRILRKPLLDLLPVLTWGRNLYRLLLYTCSSEGNSGRRLLDSRTVDVLDGEPPKWDVFDVWASVKARRRSHRTAASNDLLVACFDLLVVSELTKEAANPLTVGLGRRSRQPQERALLVAFSRTRRKENLFKEIREQIKAVRGDMGFLDPLDLSGDVVGHLSRRRRRRTALTSRSIGGAGGGGGGVGAGGGGGGRSGGGSGRRKTRCSRRQLHVNFKELGWDDWIIAPLDYEAHHCEGVCDFPLRSHLEPTNHAIIQTLMNSMDPDSSPPSCCVPSKLSPISILYIDSGNNVVYKQYEDMVVESCGCR